The following is a genomic window from Kogia breviceps isolate mKogBre1 chromosome 4, mKogBre1 haplotype 1, whole genome shotgun sequence.
GGGAGAGGTTGCAGCGAGTCTGTGTGTCTCAGCGGCGGCACGGTGTCcgagggaggggagggacagtCAGTGGCGCCCGGGGTGGAGATGGGGCCCCTCCAGCACCTCCTCTTGACTCAGCCctgctccccctcctcccagagaAGGGACGGAAGCCGGCACAGCGTCCCCCGGCCTCTCTGAGCAGCTCTGCAGGGCGACTGTGATTGCAGATCCGCGGGGCGGCCGAGAGCAGCCCCTTCCAGAGCCGGGTTCTGCAGGAAGGCGGTGGGCGGCTCTTCCTGCAGGTGTGCCGGGGCTCCCCCTCCGCCTCCTCTGGGACCAGCTCCCTCCAGCACCTGTGGGCTCCAGGGCCCCGCCTCCGAGTCCCACAGCTGTGCTGGACCTCAGGGAGGAGGCCGTGCCCGCATGGAGCCCACAGATCCAGGGCCTCCCGCGTCGCAAAGGAGATTAAGATCGAAAAGGGAAAGGCCGGGGACCGGGCGGGCGCCTGCCGGGACGTCCTCCCTTAGAGTGCAGTCCAGGCCCGGCGGCGGGGCGGTCAGCCGGGCCCCGGCCTCCCCTCGGTGTCCCGCCCGCCTCGGCCAGAGCCCTCGCGGCACGCCTGCCTCTCCGAGTTCCTTACGAGGGTTGCGGGGGTGCTCCAGGCTCCCTACACTCGCCGTCTCGGGTGGGGCTGCCTTTCTGTGGGGCTCAACCACGCCCCTCCCCCGTGCCCCCAGCTGAGGCTGAACAGGCAGGCGAACCGGCTAAGCCCTCGTGAACAAATTACTCAGCCTTGCCGGTAATTACAGGCTTCCTGCTGCGCCTGCTCTGCCACGGTTGCCTGCCGCTGCCCCCAGCTGGCAGGCTCCCGTCCCCCAGGTCGGCGGGCGGGCACTGCCACCTCCCTGCGGCTCcccggaggggaggggagggggtgtggtgcTGATGCTGGGCCCGGTGGGGTCAGGAGCCCAGGAGGGCACTGCCGAGGACAGCCCCAGCCAGGAGGGTGGTCTCCGCGTGGGGGCCAAGCTGGGACGGCGTCCTCGTGGGCGCCCCCTAGCGGGGACGCAAGATCCACCCAGCAGCTCACTTTCCTTGCGGAGCCCCCTGAGCACGGAAGCAAGCGTTTACGCGGTGAGGGTCGGGCCCGTACGGGCAGGGCAGAGGCTCAGAGGGTGGGGGCCCGGGTGGGCAGGCGGGTGCTGGGACCACCCTCAGGGCAGCCAGACGGCCCTGGGCCGGAAGAGGACGTTCTGGAAGGCCAGCCCCGGCCACTATCCCAGGAGGCCGGTAAGGACGGGGGCGGGGGCTTTCTCCACGGCAGAGTCAGTGGTGGCTGCCACCATGGGGCTGGGCACGTAGTTGAAGGGGGGGACGCGGGCGGAGCGGCTGGGGGAGCCGTGTCGGCTGGCGGGGACGAAGGGGCCGGGAGCGGGCGCCTTGGCGGGGCCCGGCCCGTCCACGTCGCTgccgaggaggagggagggggggccGCCGGTCGTGGCCTGTGGGGTCGCCCAGCTCTCCAGGCTCGGGGACGTGCTCGAGTTGGTCTTGGCAGCCGCGAAGTCCTCGGTCTGGACCACGGCGTCGCTGGTCTTGCGCTGCGGAGGGCCTGTGGGGCCGTCCTCGGGTGAGGAGCCCAGCAGGGGCAGGGCGCGGGGGGGCAGCGTGCTCCGCAGGATGTGCGGGACGTCCTCGTCCCGGATGCGACGCCACGTGGTGCCCGGAGCGGCCTCCCCGGTGCTGCTGCGGGGCGCGTTGTCCGCCACAGGCCCAGGGGCGGGGGCGTCGGGCCCGCGGGCCACACTGATGTGAGGCAGGGAGGCATAGCGCTTGACCGTCTCGGGCCGGGCGGCCGGCGTGCGGACGGGCAGGCGAGACGGGCTCTCAGAGCTGGTGCGCCGGGGCGGCCGctcggccgggccgggccgggccgtgGCGGGCCGCTGGGGGGCCGGAGCCTGCCGGGGGGCCGCCCGCAGCTCATCACAGCGCGAGGAGCATAGGAAGACGGCGGGTAGCGCGGGCCGGCCACGGCGGGGCAGGCCGGCCTGGGTAGCCGGGGTGGCGGCCTCGGCGTCGGACAGTTCGGTGCGTCGGCGGCGCAGCAGGCCCGGCGACTCCTTGATGAAGGTCAGCTGCCGCCGGAAACCGGAGCGGTCGGAGGCCTCGCTGCCGCTGGAGCGGGCGGAGGCCACACGCACCAGCCCTGGGCGGCCCCCTCGGGCCCTTGGACCTGGCTCCGGGGCAGCCCTGGCCAGGGGTGGAGGCCCCCGCCTGGTGGGCCTCTGCATGAAGGGGATCCGCACGGGCGACTTCTGTGTCTTGTGCTGCTTGGCCAGCAGCGCCCGGGCGGGAGTCTTGGTTGTGGGGGAGGCCCCGGGGCCGGGCAGGGGTCCTGCAGCCTGGGCGGCTGGGGGTGACCTCCTCGGCAGAGGCTGGGAGGCCGGGGAGGTCTGGGAGGAGCTCGACGAGGGGGTCTTGGCGAGGCGGGCGGGTGGCGTGGCACTCCTCTGAGGGGGGCTCAGCGCCGCCAGCTCCGAGATCTTGCCGGGTCGGTGCAGGCTTCGAGACCGCTGCTGCCCGGGGCCGGGGGTTTTGGCGGGGGCTGTTGGCTGCACTGGGCTTGGGGCTCCCGTCTTTCTCGGCACATTGCGGGGCCCAGGGGCACCTTTGGGCTGGGCCCGGGTGGCCGGGCTGGGCATGTAGATCACCGTCCGTCCCCGGAGCACGGCTGGCACCCCGGGCGCGGCCTTCTGATTGCCACGTGGCTTCTCCAGGCCGCCGCTGCGCTGGGCCAGAGCCCTGTCCTGTTTCTCTGGCCGCGTGGCACTGCCTGCTTGGCCCTCTGCCCTTGGCCGTCGCCCCTTCCTCTGCAGGGGAGGCTGCAGGGTGGAGCCCACCGACCGCCCCGAGGCGAAGGACAGGACGGAGTCGGACTCAGAGGAGGCCTCGCGGGTGGCCTCCGCCGCCGCCTGGTGTAGCCACGTGACGATGGAGTTGGCCCCCTCCTGGATGGCGCGCCACTCCACGCTGTCCAGGTCTGAGGCGTGGTCCGAGCCCGGTGCCTCCTCGCTGTGCTCCCGGGGCCCCTCTGCTGGCCTCTTCTGCTGCGCCGCTCTGGACGGGCGGCACCCTGGGCCAGACACCTGGGGCCGGCGCCTGGGCACAGCTGAGCCAGTGCAGCGCCGGAGCAGCTCTGCCTCGGCCCGCGGGCGTGGGGCGCCGTTGCGCCTGCCCCCAGGGCCCGGGTCCTTGGTGACCCCCGGCTCACGGGCTCGGGGCCGGCTGGCTGCGCGCTCAAAGGGCTCAGGCTCGCTCAGGGAGCTGGCGGAGGAGCTCAGGGAGTAGCATGGTGGTGTCTCATCAGCGATGAGGCTGGGCTGGGCCCGGTCCGGCGGCGCGACCTTGGGCGCAGCAACCTTGGGCGGCACGACCTTGGGCACGGCCTGCACCTCCTTCCTGCCACCAGCAGGGGACTCCCTCTTCACCGCGCGGGGGATCGCAGATGCCCGCCGCGGGGGTGCCACTGCCGCTGCTGCAGACGGCTCCTCGTCTGAGTCGTTGCCGTAGAAGCAGTACACGGCCTCCTCGGTGGGCGTCGTGAGGCACAGAGACTGCAGGGCCCCGTCCCCACGTGCCCGGCCCGGGTGGGAGCTGTCCCTGTCCCTGCAGGCACTCTGGGGCCGGCAGAGGGGCAGCTCCAGCCTTGTGCGGCTCCTGCCAGCCCCCCGGGGCTGCTCTGTGCTCCGGCCCGTGCCCCCCGCCCTGTGCCGGTGCCCAGCGGGCAGCCTGGTGGGTGCGGCACGGCCCGCAGCCTTCTGCCCCTGCGCAGGCCCGCCATCCCTGGGGGGTCCCTGCAGCGTCTCCTCACTGAGGGAGGTGGCGCTGGAGAAGGTGGCCGGCGTGCCCTCGGCCGAGTCGGTGCAGGACTCGTCCTCCCGTGCCGGGGCGGGCACCAGCATGTAGACGGGCACGGGCAGGGCGCGGCGGCCAGGCACCAGCGCCGAGGCCACCTTGCGGAGCCGGGCGGGCACGGCCCCGGCCCCACCCAGGCGCTCGCACAGCAGCTCCAGGTCCCGGTCGGTGGATGTCGGCCCTTCGAGGCGGCCGCCGGCTTCGTCCCGCCGGCGGTGCCCGGGGCCCGCACCTCCCCCACTGCCGCGCTCGGGGCAGGCCGGGGGCAGCAGCCGCAGCTCCACGTCCTTCTGCACGTACAGCTCGTGCAGGGCCAGCGCGCTCAGGCTGGAAGCACAGGAGAAGTTCTCGTCGGGCTTCTCCACGGTGAAGCGCACGCTGCCCGCGTCCAGCTCGGACGGCAGCCGGCAGCGCTCCCGGCGGTCGGCGATGTCCAGGAAGCGCTTCACGTAGCTCTCCCACTGCAGGCTGAACTGGGTGACCTCACGCTCGCCCGGCGGCGCGGGGGCCGGCGGGGGCGTCTTGCTGCGGCTCGGGGGCATGGTCTGACCGGGGCTGTCGGGCAGCTCGCTGGGGCTGACTGTACCGCTGCCCAGCCCGCTGCACGGGTCGCTGGCGACGGAGCTGGCGATGGATGGGCTCTCGAAGCTGCCCAGCGAGCTGACCGAGCTGCAGCGGCTCAGCACCAGCGGCGTCTCCTGCACGCAGTTCTCGGACGAGCTGGACGGTGTGGCGtcctccacccccaggccccgGCCCCGCTGAGGCACCGGGATGGCCATGGGCAGGGAGGCGGCCCCCGGCCCCTGCCAGGCCTCGCTGGGGCcggcctcctccagcccctccagagATGAGTCGCTGTCGTCCAGGTCCCCGGCCTCACTGGGCCCTGGGCGGCCGGCCGAGGACAGCGAGGACAGGGAGCTGCAGCGGGACAGGCAGAGGGGCGCCTTCTCCGCCGCCAGCTTCTCGGGCACCTTGCTCAGGTCCTCTGCGGGCAGCCAGGCCTGTTTCCGGGCCCTGGGGGCCAGGGACCCTGCGCCCGCTCTGGCGGTGCCCTCGAGCAGCGGCACATGCTGGTAGGTGGGCGACAGCTTGATGGTGCACACGCGGGCATCTGTGGCCACGGCGTCCCGGGCCTTGGGCTCTACCTGGCCGCCGGGCAGGTTGAGGTCAAGCCGGCTGGGCCGCGCCTGGCCGCACAGGGGCCCCTCGCAGTGCTCGGCCAATGCGGCCAGCAGGCAGGGCCGCGAGTGCTCGCGGGGACAGTGCCCGTCGCTGATGCTGCCGCTGTTAAGACTGTCATTAGAGAGGCTGGCGTGGGCCGCCTTGAGCCTCAGCAGCGGGTGAGCCCGGCCGCCGGCCTCTCGCCGCCCCGCCTCGGGCCCCCGGCAAGGGGAGCAGGATTGCGCGCGGCCCTCCCGCGGGGCCTCCTGCCCGGGATCCCCAGAGCTGAGGCTGAAGCTGTCGTCGGACGAGGTGTGCAGGGCCGAGATGTCCTCCACAAGCCGGTCGATGCGTGCCACTGCCAGTGCCAGCTTGGCCTTGGCCCTGGCTGCCACAGCTGCCTCCCCGCCGGCCTCCTTCTCGGACTCCAGGCCGccccggcgggcgggcggggcgcgGGCCAGCGCCTGGCCCTGCAGgaaggggctgcccaggaagaggGGCAGCACGGCGGGGCTGGCGGGCTCGGCGGTGGCGGCCCCAGCGGTGGCCAGGGAGGGTGCGTCGTCGTCATCGAAGCAGCCCGAGTCGGAAGCGTAGTCCCGGGCCAGGCCGTCCAGGTGGC
Proteins encoded in this region:
- the APC2 gene encoding adenomatous polyposis coli protein 2 isoform X1; this encodes MGLLGLLSLLHSAFFGDQALQELKMTSSVAPYEQLVRQVEALKAENSHLRQELRDNSSHLSKLETETSGMKEVLKHLQGKLEQEARVLVSSGQTEVLEQLKALQMDITSLYNLKFQPPALVPEPTARTPEGSPVHSSGPSKDSFGELSQATIQLLEELDRERCFLLNEIEKEEKEKLWYYSQLQGLSKRLDELPHVETQFSMQMDLIRQQLEFEAQHIRSLMEERFGTSDEMVQRAQIRASRLEQIDKELLSAQDRVQQTEPQALLAVKSMPMDEDPEAEVPTHPEDGAPQPGNSKVEVVFWLLSMLATRDQEDTARTLLAMSSSPESCVAMRRSGCLPLLLQILHGTEAGAGGRNGTPGAPGAKDARMRANAALHNIVFSQPDQGLARKEMRVLHVLEQIRAYCETCWDWLQAQDGGPEGGGAGGAPVPIEPQICQATCAVMKLSFDEEYRRAMNELGGLQAVAELLQVDYEMHKMTRDPLNLALRRYAGMTLTNLTFGDVANKAALCARRGCMEAIVAQLASDSEELHQVVSSILRNLSWRADINSKKALREVGSVTALTQCVLRAAKESTLKSVLSALWNLSAHSTENKAAICQVDGALGFLVSTLTYKCQSNSLAIIESGGGILRNVSSLIATREDYRQVLRDHNCLQTLLQHLTSHSLTIVSNACGTLWNLSARSAGDQELLWDLGAVGMLRNLVHSKHKMIAMGSAAALRNLLAHRPAKYQAAATAVSPGACAPSLYVRKQRALEAALDARHLAQALDHLEKQGLPEAEAASKKPLPPLRHLDGLARDYASDSGCFDDDDAPSLATAGAATAEPASPAVLPLFLGSPFLQGQALARAPPARRGGLESEKEAGGEAAVAARAKAKLALAVARIDRLVEDISALHTSSDDSFSLSSGDPGQEAPREGRAQSCSPCRGPEAGRREAGGRAHPLLRLKAAHASLSNDSLNSGSISDGHCPREHSRPCLLAALAEHCEGPLCGQARPSRLDLNLPGGQVEPKARDAVATDARVCTIKLSPTYQHVPLLEGTARAGAGSLAPRARKQAWLPAEDLSKVPEKLAAEKAPLCLSRCSSLSSLSSAGRPGPSEAGDLDDSDSSLEGLEEAGPSEAWQGPGAASLPMAIPVPQRGRGLGVEDATPSSSSENCVQETPLVLSRCSSVSSLGSFESPSIASSVASDPCSGLGSGTVSPSELPDSPGQTMPPSRSKTPPPAPAPPGEREVTQFSLQWESYVKRFLDIADRRERCRLPSELDAGSVRFTVEKPDENFSCASSLSALALHELYVQKDVELRLLPPACPERGSGGGAGPGHRRRDEAGGRLEGPTSTDRDLELLCERLGGAGAVPARLRKVASALVPGRRALPVPVYMLVPAPAREDESCTDSAEGTPATFSSATSLSEETLQGPPRDGGPAQGQKAAGRAAPTRLPAGHRHRAGGTGRSTEQPRGAGRSRTRLELPLCRPQSACRDRDSSHPGRARGDGALQSLCLTTPTEEAVYCFYGNDSDEEPSAAAAVAPPRRASAIPRAVKRESPAGGRKEVQAVPKVVPPKVAAPKVAPPDRAQPSLIADETPPCYSLSSSASSLSEPEPFERAASRPRAREPGVTKDPGPGGRRNGAPRPRAEAELLRRCTGSAVPRRRPQVSGPGCRPSRAAQQKRPAEGPREHSEEAPGSDHASDLDSVEWRAIQEGANSIVTWLHQAAAEATREASSESDSVLSFASGRSVGSTLQPPLQRKGRRPRAEGQAGSATRPEKQDRALAQRSGGLEKPRGNQKAAPGVPAVLRGRTVIYMPSPATRAQPKGAPGPRNVPRKTGAPSPVQPTAPAKTPGPGQQRSRSLHRPGKISELAALSPPQRSATPPARLAKTPSSSSSQTSPASQPLPRRSPPAAQAAGPLPGPGASPTTKTPARALLAKQHKTQKSPVRIPFMQRPTRRGPPPLARAAPEPGPRARGGRPGLVRVASARSSGSEASDRSGFRRQLTFIKESPGLLRRRRTELSDAEAATPATQAGLPRRGRPALPAVFLCSSRCDELRAAPRQAPAPQRPATARPGPAERPPRRTSSESPSRLPVRTPAARPETVKRYASLPHISVARGPDAPAPGPVADNAPRSSTGEAAPGTTWRRIRDEDVPHILRSTLPPRALPLLGSSPEDGPTGPPQRKTSDAVVQTEDFAAAKTNSSTSPSLESWATPQATTGGPPSLLLGSDVDGPGPAKAPAPGPFVPASRHGSPSRSARVPPFNYVPSPMVAATTDSAVEKAPAPVLTGLLG
- the APC2 gene encoding adenomatous polyposis coli protein 2 isoform X2; this encodes MGLLGLLSLLHSAFFGDQALQELKMTSSVAPYEQLVRQVEALKAENSHLRQELRDNSSHLSKLETETSGMKEVLKHLQGKLEQEARVLVSSGQTEVLEQLKALQMDITSLYNLKFQPPALVPEPTARTPEGSPVHSSGPSKDSFGELSQATIQLLEELDRERCFLLNEIEKEEKEKLWYYSQLQGLSKRLDELPHVETFSMQMDLIRQQLEFEAQHIRSLMEERFGTSDEMVQRAQIRASRLEQIDKELLSAQDRVQQTEPQALLAVKSMPMDEDPEAEVPTHPEDGAPQPGNSKVEVVFWLLSMLATRDQEDTARTLLAMSSSPESCVAMRRSGCLPLLLQILHGTEAGAGGRNGTPGAPGAKDARMRANAALHNIVFSQPDQGLARKEMRVLHVLEQIRAYCETCWDWLQAQDGGPEGGGAGGAPVPIEPQICQATCAVMKLSFDEEYRRAMNELGGLQAVAELLQVDYEMHKMTRDPLNLALRRYAGMTLTNLTFGDVANKAALCARRGCMEAIVAQLASDSEELHQVVSSILRNLSWRADINSKKALREVGSVTALTQCVLRAAKESTLKSVLSALWNLSAHSTENKAAICQVDGALGFLVSTLTYKCQSNSLAIIESGGGILRNVSSLIATREDYRQVLRDHNCLQTLLQHLTSHSLTIVSNACGTLWNLSARSAGDQELLWDLGAVGMLRNLVHSKHKMIAMGSAAALRNLLAHRPAKYQAAATAVSPGACAPSLYVRKQRALEAALDARHLAQALDHLEKQGLPEAEAASKKPLPPLRHLDGLARDYASDSGCFDDDDAPSLATAGAATAEPASPAVLPLFLGSPFLQGQALARAPPARRGGLESEKEAGGEAAVAARAKAKLALAVARIDRLVEDISALHTSSDDSFSLSSGDPGQEAPREGRAQSCSPCRGPEAGRREAGGRAHPLLRLKAAHASLSNDSLNSGSISDGHCPREHSRPCLLAALAEHCEGPLCGQARPSRLDLNLPGGQVEPKARDAVATDARVCTIKLSPTYQHVPLLEGTARAGAGSLAPRARKQAWLPAEDLSKVPEKLAAEKAPLCLSRCSSLSSLSSAGRPGPSEAGDLDDSDSSLEGLEEAGPSEAWQGPGAASLPMAIPVPQRGRGLGVEDATPSSSSENCVQETPLVLSRCSSVSSLGSFESPSIASSVASDPCSGLGSGTVSPSELPDSPGQTMPPSRSKTPPPAPAPPGEREVTQFSLQWESYVKRFLDIADRRERCRLPSELDAGSVRFTVEKPDENFSCASSLSALALHELYVQKDVELRLLPPACPERGSGGGAGPGHRRRDEAGGRLEGPTSTDRDLELLCERLGGAGAVPARLRKVASALVPGRRALPVPVYMLVPAPAREDESCTDSAEGTPATFSSATSLSEETLQGPPRDGGPAQGQKAAGRAAPTRLPAGHRHRAGGTGRSTEQPRGAGRSRTRLELPLCRPQSACRDRDSSHPGRARGDGALQSLCLTTPTEEAVYCFYGNDSDEEPSAAAAVAPPRRASAIPRAVKRESPAGGRKEVQAVPKVVPPKVAAPKVAPPDRAQPSLIADETPPCYSLSSSASSLSEPEPFERAASRPRAREPGVTKDPGPGGRRNGAPRPRAEAELLRRCTGSAVPRRRPQVSGPGCRPSRAAQQKRPAEGPREHSEEAPGSDHASDLDSVEWRAIQEGANSIVTWLHQAAAEATREASSESDSVLSFASGRSVGSTLQPPLQRKGRRPRAEGQAGSATRPEKQDRALAQRSGGLEKPRGNQKAAPGVPAVLRGRTVIYMPSPATRAQPKGAPGPRNVPRKTGAPSPVQPTAPAKTPGPGQQRSRSLHRPGKISELAALSPPQRSATPPARLAKTPSSSSSQTSPASQPLPRRSPPAAQAAGPLPGPGASPTTKTPARALLAKQHKTQKSPVRIPFMQRPTRRGPPPLARAAPEPGPRARGGRPGLVRVASARSSGSEASDRSGFRRQLTFIKESPGLLRRRRTELSDAEAATPATQAGLPRRGRPALPAVFLCSSRCDELRAAPRQAPAPQRPATARPGPAERPPRRTSSESPSRLPVRTPAARPETVKRYASLPHISVARGPDAPAPGPVADNAPRSSTGEAAPGTTWRRIRDEDVPHILRSTLPPRALPLLGSSPEDGPTGPPQRKTSDAVVQTEDFAAAKTNSSTSPSLESWATPQATTGGPPSLLLGSDVDGPGPAKAPAPGPFVPASRHGSPSRSARVPPFNYVPSPMVAATTDSAVEKAPAPVLTGLLG
- the APC2 gene encoding adenomatous polyposis coli protein 2 isoform X3, which gives rise to MTSSVAPYEQLVRQVEALKAENSHLRQELRDNSSHLSKLETETSGMKEVLKHLQGKLEQEARVLVSSGQTEVLEQLKALQMDITSLYNLKFQPPALVPEPTARTPEGSPVHSSGPSKDSFGELSQATIQLLEELDRERCFLLNEIEKEEKEKLWYYSQLQGLSKRLDELPHVETQFSMQMDLIRQQLEFEAQHIRSLMEERFGTSDEMVQRAQIRASRLEQIDKELLSAQDRVQQTEPQALLAVKSMPMDEDPEAEVPTHPEDGAPQPGNSKVEVVFWLLSMLATRDQEDTARTLLAMSSSPESCVAMRRSGCLPLLLQILHGTEAGAGGRNGTPGAPGAKDARMRANAALHNIVFSQPDQGLARKEMRVLHVLEQIRAYCETCWDWLQAQDGGPEGGGAGGAPVPIEPQICQATCAVMKLSFDEEYRRAMNELGGLQAVAELLQVDYEMHKMTRDPLNLALRRYAGMTLTNLTFGDVANKAALCARRGCMEAIVAQLASDSEELHQVVSSILRNLSWRADINSKKALREVGSVTALTQCVLRAAKESTLKSVLSALWNLSAHSTENKAAICQVDGALGFLVSTLTYKCQSNSLAIIESGGGILRNVSSLIATREDYRQVLRDHNCLQTLLQHLTSHSLTIVSNACGTLWNLSARSAGDQELLWDLGAVGMLRNLVHSKHKMIAMGSAAALRNLLAHRPAKYQAAATAVSPGACAPSLYVRKQRALEAALDARHLAQALDHLEKQGLPEAEAASKKPLPPLRHLDGLARDYASDSGCFDDDDAPSLATAGAATAEPASPAVLPLFLGSPFLQGQALARAPPARRGGLESEKEAGGEAAVAARAKAKLALAVARIDRLVEDISALHTSSDDSFSLSSGDPGQEAPREGRAQSCSPCRGPEAGRREAGGRAHPLLRLKAAHASLSNDSLNSGSISDGHCPREHSRPCLLAALAEHCEGPLCGQARPSRLDLNLPGGQVEPKARDAVATDARVCTIKLSPTYQHVPLLEGTARAGAGSLAPRARKQAWLPAEDLSKVPEKLAAEKAPLCLSRCSSLSSLSSAGRPGPSEAGDLDDSDSSLEGLEEAGPSEAWQGPGAASLPMAIPVPQRGRGLGVEDATPSSSSENCVQETPLVLSRCSSVSSLGSFESPSIASSVASDPCSGLGSGTVSPSELPDSPGQTMPPSRSKTPPPAPAPPGEREVTQFSLQWESYVKRFLDIADRRERCRLPSELDAGSVRFTVEKPDENFSCASSLSALALHELYVQKDVELRLLPPACPERGSGGGAGPGHRRRDEAGGRLEGPTSTDRDLELLCERLGGAGAVPARLRKVASALVPGRRALPVPVYMLVPAPAREDESCTDSAEGTPATFSSATSLSEETLQGPPRDGGPAQGQKAAGRAAPTRLPAGHRHRAGGTGRSTEQPRGAGRSRTRLELPLCRPQSACRDRDSSHPGRARGDGALQSLCLTTPTEEAVYCFYGNDSDEEPSAAAAVAPPRRASAIPRAVKRESPAGGRKEVQAVPKVVPPKVAAPKVAPPDRAQPSLIADETPPCYSLSSSASSLSEPEPFERAASRPRAREPGVTKDPGPGGRRNGAPRPRAEAELLRRCTGSAVPRRRPQVSGPGCRPSRAAQQKRPAEGPREHSEEAPGSDHASDLDSVEWRAIQEGANSIVTWLHQAAAEATREASSESDSVLSFASGRSVGSTLQPPLQRKGRRPRAEGQAGSATRPEKQDRALAQRSGGLEKPRGNQKAAPGVPAVLRGRTVIYMPSPATRAQPKGAPGPRNVPRKTGAPSPVQPTAPAKTPGPGQQRSRSLHRPGKISELAALSPPQRSATPPARLAKTPSSSSSQTSPASQPLPRRSPPAAQAAGPLPGPGASPTTKTPARALLAKQHKTQKSPVRIPFMQRPTRRGPPPLARAAPEPGPRARGGRPGLVRVASARSSGSEASDRSGFRRQLTFIKESPGLLRRRRTELSDAEAATPATQAGLPRRGRPALPAVFLCSSRCDELRAAPRQAPAPQRPATARPGPAERPPRRTSSESPSRLPVRTPAARPETVKRYASLPHISVARGPDAPAPGPVADNAPRSSTGEAAPGTTWRRIRDEDVPHILRSTLPPRALPLLGSSPEDGPTGPPQRKTSDAVVQTEDFAAAKTNSSTSPSLESWATPQATTGGPPSLLLGSDVDGPGPAKAPAPGPFVPASRHGSPSRSARVPPFNYVPSPMVAATTDSAVEKAPAPVLTGLLG